The proteins below come from a single Drosophila miranda strain MSH22 chromosome Y unlocalized genomic scaffold, D.miranda_PacBio2.1 Contig_Y1_pilon, whole genome shotgun sequence genomic window:
- the LOC117190103 gene encoding polycomb protein Asx-like isoform X5, with protein sequence MKTITPDTTTASQHQQKQQLLIPQAELQMQHQQTIIVPPLIMEATAHVNLVDDDEKDPLALEHTEVVSPTTKHSHSLRRHLPRIIVKPITLEKKSMAPSEDPLPAAIPGLTSLVPHTASNSAPPARMFSSRRIQQQQQAKAAAAAAAAAEAAAQAAIAATTSPGSKGASSSQASTMREVLASIPGFRVKPRRRSNKKLTTAAQIEQTKDGKIDLETPDSILASTNLRALLNKQTFSLLPPLYQYNLIQLLPSVDREASVVEPQFLPPHGLDQPRSSGACGSGSGSVSGSSTSEAIRLTASCLNNEFFARACLEWRERLSEGEFTPENQLKLKTEAEREKNKLDPWKLKHFEPYWGEKNARNASGMPTTVGKLKLEIEKEKHRTTTKSEPNPPATTQQQQQQQKQQQKQQATCDNETELKFDLSTKCETTTAAAAAAAANTSVPAAAAGRTTTAPPETSCCQNSLVGTEQQRRILKRPSSSPSRRKPTPTIILDDDDDDPNEVLPSTSKESKLMKIEAPFVPYSSSGNAVVATAPTPPLPTLNKDVVDHPTTKITATRINEERQQQQQQPIINSTCDKIEPSECNEEFISIDHQDMVELEAANAAALAVATAAVTPPDNTEAEVNDFESYLESVELVTKGPLDASNEVDHTTAAAAEVAAAAAASGASHDFVFADTIDHVAHSALKLEEEQHCIKLKDSPMCSVAIPSSICSSTPPRSITSTSFTSSSSASLSSSCSSSNSSSMPATVTAATTNALATSTTSVAAVGVSSTAPLSLSSAAGSTLADIQAMLFSVVTLQQQQHQQPSVELNSSEMYQHVQHDWNFGDIKLMAATPQRSSQAAREQQLNHEAINLIEVVKEEVIDDDACQEFLNESDEVEEEDDDLVECIDDDQQEQQMLEAMNDEDSDAVRQIVDKLQQHQEEQQQQQQEQQQQQQRQRQHVHIQDVVHLPLHSFLPQAHTEYGNEITQEILSEAVPMSAAEMEVSSTVITNSSNRNDSSNNLSLNQPMQPQQNAPAVAPQQRQILVDSNGQIIGNFLLQQQQQRQHQQQHQQQQLLQQFTLQAAAAQQQQQQQQQATSSNALAKTLPVTLRNGTQQFCSPNLIAQQQQQQLEQQQQQAVQQKQQLQQFALQQAQLHQRQLMAQAANNLLQQQQQQQQQQQQTVVPAAAHPKFIAKPLNIISMTRPAASALPITAATTANTTTIPSAYVNVVAVTAAPQPQPQAPPPSVATSVAVPQQQSQPLQHPQQQLSNHNSNMQQLPTLPSVLTMKTLPPSGVPTTIAQQRLQPKMPTGKGRKATSNRLPPGAVNLERSYQICQAVIQNSPNRENLKAQLRPPAVILNQHQQPTVVTTTATPVSSPLNVSNVSTVAAAPLSKMTAVSAAAAPIQNMLKPEELLVGGATATGVYKVNIYFNFLLRPFSVNNLCRLQVIGPRMSGFPRKKYVQRKPSPNTLIRHVFSPGPGAANATPQQLQILQQQQQQQAATLPVAQTQPQPPAAPEQLIHQNGSGQYVLVHRATVGAADNQAPRASSAPPLHQNQFVTVQNPLHSLNGLPMGGRGRPASVDNTAGSGNIMAPAITATEVLHHHHHNHNHNHELQQQQHQQQQHQQQQHHQQMGNVGNVGAAANIVRRNIAAGKLVYY encoded by the exons gcagctgcagccgcggcgGCGGCCGCCGAAGCAGCAGCCCAGGCTGCAATTGCAGCCACCACGTCGCCGGGCAGCAAAGGTGCCTCGTCCTCGCAGGCCTCAACGATGCGCGAGGTGCTGGCCTCCATACCCGGGTTCAGAGTGAAGCCGCGACGTCGCAGCAACAAGAAGCTGACAACAGCAGCGCAAATCGAGCAAACGAAGGACGGAAAAATCGATCTGGAGACACCGGACTCCATATTGGCATCCACCAATCTGAGGGCGTTGCTGAACAAGCAGACGTTCTCGCTGCTGCCCCCGCTATATCAATACAATCTCATTCAGCTGTTGCCCAGTGTCGATCGTGAGGCCAGCGTTGTGGAGCCACAGTTCTTGCCGCCGCATGGACTAGATCAGCCAAGAAGTAGTGGTGCctgcggcagtggcagtggcagtgtcaGTGGGAGCTCCACCTCTGAGGCCATTCGACTAACTGCGTCATGCCTGAACAATGAATTCTTTGCCCGCGCCTGTCTTGAGTGGCGGGAGCGATTGAGCGAAGGAGAATTCACTCCCGAGAACCAGCTGAAGCTTAAGACGGAGGCGGAGCGCGAGAAGAACAAGCTTGATCCGTGGAAACTGAAGCACTTTGAGCCCTATTGGGGGGAGAAGAATGCGAGGAATGCATCGGGTATGCCCACCACAGTTGGCAAGCTGAAGCTGGAGATCGAAAAGGAGAAGCATCGGACGACAACCAAGAGTGAGCCCAATCCACCAGCGACaacgcaacagcaacagcaacagcaaaagcagcagcaaaagcaacaagcAACATGTGATAATGAGACTGAACTGAAATTTGATTTG AGCACAAAGTGCGAAAcgacaacagcagccgcagcagcagcagcagcaaacactagcgtaccagcagcagcagcaggaagaacaacaacagctcCGCCTGAGACTAGTTGCTGTCAGAATAGCTTAGTAGGGACAGAGCAACAGCGTCGCATCCTCAAACGTCCGTCGAGCAGCCCATCGCGTCGCAAGCCGACACCAACAATAATACtagacgatgacgatgatgatccCAATGAGGTGCTGCCGAGCACATCCAAGGAGAGCAAACTGATGAAAATCGAAGCTCCGTTTGTTCCTTATTCGTCGTCAGGGAATGCTGTCGTTGCCACTGCACCGACGCCGCCCCTGCCCACCCTCAATAAGGATGTGGTGGATCATCCCACAACGAAGATAACTGCAACAAGAATCAATGAGgagcgacaacaacaacagcagcagccaattaTCAACAGTACCTGTGATAAAATCGAGCCATCCGAGTGCAATGAAGAGTTCATTTCCATTGATCATCAGGACATGGTGGAGCTTGAAGCCGCGAACGCCGCCGCACTGGCAGTAGCCACAGCGGCTGTCACACCGCCAGACAATACCGAGGCGGAGGTCAATGACTTTGAAAGCTATTTGGAGAGCGTGGAGCTAGTTACCAAAGGGCCATTGGATGCATCTAATGAGGTAGATCAcacaacggcagcagcagcggaagtggcagcagcagcggcagcatcaGGAGCCAGCCATGATTTCGTGTTTGCAGATACCATCGATCATG TGGCGCATTCGGCACTCAAactggaggaggagcagcactgCATTAAGCTGAAGGACTCGCCCATGTGTTCAGTGGCCATACCCAGCTCGATTTGCAGCTCGACTCCACCCCGCTCGATCACGTCCACCAGCTTTACATCCTCCTCATCCGCTTCACTGTCATCATCGTGCTCGAGCAGCAATTCCAGCTCCATGCCGGCCACTGTAACGGCGGCCACCACCAACGCGTTAGCAACGTCGACAACATCAGTAGCAGCCGTAGGAGTATCATCAACAGCCCCATTGTCGCTGTCCTCAGCGGCAGGGTCAACTCTGGCCGATATCCAGGCAATGCTCTTTTCGGTGGTCAcgttgcaacagcagcaacaccagcagccGTCTGTGGAGTTGAACTCGAGCGAAATGTATCAGCATGTCCAGCACGATTGGAACTTTGGTGACATTAAGCTGATGGCAGCGACGCCCCAAAGAAGCTCCCAAGCAGCGAGGGAGCAGCAACTGAATCATGAGGCTATCAATCTGATCGAGGTCGTCAAGGAAGAAGTCATCGATGATGATGCGTGTCAGGAGTTCCTCAACGAGAGCGatgaggtggaggaggaggacgacgatCTCGTTGAGTGTATCGACGATGATCAGCAGGAACAGCAGATGCTGGAAGCCATGAACGACGAGGACAGTGATGCAGTGCGGCAAATAGTGGACAAATTGCAGCAGCATCAagaggaacagcagcagcagcaacaagagcagcagcagcagcagcaacggcagcgacAGCATGTGCATATCCAGGATGTAGTGCATTTGCCACTGCATTCGTTTTTGCCACAGGCCCACACCGAGTACGGGAACGAG ATTACGCAGGAGATTCTGAGCGAAGCCGTGCCCATGTCAGCTGCCGAAATGGAGGTATCCAGCACCGTGatcaccaacagcagcaacagaaacgacagcagcaacaatctGAGCCTCAATCAGCCGATGCAGCCACAGCAGAATGCTCCAGCGGTTGCGCCACAGCAACGCCAGATTCTGGTTGATTCCAATGGTCAGATTATTGGCAACTTTCtattgcaacagcagcagcaacgtcaacaccagcagcaacatcagcagcagcagcttcttCAGCAATTTACACTGCAAGCAGCGGCcgcacagcaacagcaacaacagcaacagcaggcgACGAGTAGCAATGCTTTGGCCAAAACTCTGCCTGTAACGCTACGCAATGGAACACAACAGTTTTGTTCGCCCAACTTGATcgcccagcaacagcagcagcaacttgagcaacagcagcagcaggcagtgcaacagaagcagcagctacagcaaTTTGCCCTGCAACAGGCGCAGCTCCATCAGCGGCAGCTGATGGCTCAAGCCGCCAACAATCtgctccaacagcagcagcagcaacagcaacagcagcagcagactgTTGTCCCCGCAGCAGCGCATCCCAAATTTATAGCCAAGCCATTGAATATTATTTCCATGACGCGGCCCGCCGCCAGTGCGTTACCCATtacggcagcaacaacagcaaacacCACAACAATTCCGTCCGCCTATGTTAATGTTGTTGCCGTTACAGCCGCgccacagccccagccccaggcGCCACCGCCCTCAGTAGCAACATCAGTAGCAGTGCCTCAACAGCAGTCGCAGCCCCTTCAGCAtccccagcagcagctgtcCAATCACAATAGCAATATGCAGCAGTTGCCGACATTGCCAAGCGTTCTAACGATGAAAACGCTGCCTCCCTCGGGGGTGCCGACGACCATTGCCCAGCAGCGATTGCAACCGAAGATGCCGACGGGCAAGGGACGCAAGGCCACCAGCAATAGGCTGCCCCCAGGGGCCGTTAATCTCGAGCGAAGCTATCAAATCTGCCAGGCCGTCATCCAGAATAGTCCAAATCGTGAGAATCTAAAAGCACAGCTGCGTCCCCCCGCGGTCATACTCAACCAGCATCAGCAGCCAACGGTAGTGACCACAACGGCAACACCTGTGAGCAGCccgctgaatgtgtcgaatgtGTCGACTGTGGCTGCCGCACCCTTGTCGAAGATGACGGCTGTTTCCGCGGCGGCGGCTCCCATCCAGAATATGCTAAAGCCGGAGGAGCTGCTGGTTGGAGGAGCAACTGCCACTGGAGTGTACAAGGTGaacatttattttaatttcctTTTGAGACCATTTTCAGTCAACAATTTGTGTCGTCTGCAGGTCATTGGTCCTCGCATGAGCGGCTTTCCGCGTAAGAAATATGTCCAGAGGAAGCCGTCACCCAACACACTGATACGTCATGTGTTTAGTCCGGGACCTGGAGCGGCCAATGCCACGCCCCAGCAGCTTCAGATactccagcagcaacagcaacagcaggcggCGACATTGCCAGTGGCACAgacccagccacagccaccgGCGGCACCAGAGCAGTTGATCCATCAGAACGGCAGTGGCCAGTACGTGTTGGTGCATCGCGCCACTGTGGGTGCAGCTGACAATCAGGCGCCCAGGGCGTCCAGTGCACCGCCACTGCATCAGAATCAG TTTGTCACCGTTCAGAATCCGCTGCACAGCCTGAATGGCCTGCCAATGGGCGGACGCGGGCGTCCCGCATCGGTGGATAATACAGCGGGCAGCGGCAACATTATGGCACCAGCAATTACCGCCACCGAGGTCCTGCACCATCACCATCATAATCACAATCACAATCACGagctgcaacaacagcagcaccagcagcagcagcatcagcagcaacagcatcatCAGCAGATGGGAAACGTTGGCAATGTGGGCGCCGCCGCGAATATTGTGCGGCGCAATATCGCTGCAGGTAAATTGGTGTATTATTAG